From Dethiobacter alkaliphilus AHT 1, a single genomic window includes:
- a CDS encoding MFS transporter — protein MAGIIFALFANGFYSALILRCLTGFGLAGTYMPGLKMVTAKFSEAERGRAVGLYVGAFSFGTALSMFLTGALTGAFHWRAAMFITSLGPLFGALLAWRILEPVIPAADGPAGFAQVRSDVLDNRPALLMIVGYMAHMWEMFGMRGWIVAFFTAALMARETALSQATSFGAVLSSLIILAGAFSTAWAGALSDRFGRARTVQVIMLGSAACSLIFGWLRPWPVLLLLLFSLGYGFLVTAESSVLSTAVTEFVPFRCLGSAMAIQSFLGWAAAGISPAVFGLVLDMTNSAQTVERMGYIPNWGPAFAVLGVGALAGPLAMSFVKREMAKGKGAIPCSSLDTD, from the coding sequence GTGGCAGGCATTATATTTGCGTTGTTTGCCAACGGTTTTTATTCTGCTCTTATATTGCGCTGCCTGACCGGCTTTGGCCTGGCAGGCACATATATGCCGGGGCTAAAAATGGTGACGGCCAAATTTTCTGAAGCAGAGAGAGGCAGGGCGGTGGGGTTGTATGTGGGAGCATTTTCCTTTGGCACCGCCTTGTCCATGTTTTTAACCGGAGCACTGACCGGAGCCTTTCACTGGCGCGCAGCAATGTTTATCACCTCCTTGGGGCCCTTGTTCGGCGCACTGCTGGCCTGGCGCATATTGGAGCCGGTAATTCCTGCAGCAGACGGGCCGGCAGGATTTGCCCAGGTGCGCAGCGACGTTCTGGACAACAGGCCTGCTTTGCTTATGATAGTTGGCTATATGGCCCATATGTGGGAGATGTTTGGTATGCGGGGCTGGATTGTGGCCTTCTTTACCGCCGCACTGATGGCAAGGGAGACAGCTTTGTCTCAAGCCACGAGTTTTGGAGCTGTTTTGTCTTCTTTGATAATTTTGGCCGGCGCTTTTTCCACTGCCTGGGCCGGAGCCCTTTCCGACCGGTTTGGCCGGGCCAGGACGGTGCAGGTGATAATGCTGGGCAGCGCGGCCTGTTCGCTGATTTTTGGCTGGCTGCGACCCTGGCCGGTATTGTTGTTATTGTTGTTTAGTCTGGGATACGGGTTTCTGGTAACTGCAGAATCATCGGTCCTCTCCACAGCGGTTACAGAATTTGTGCCCTTTCGCTGCCTGGGCAGTGCCATGGCTATTCAATCATTTCTCGGCTGGGCAGCTGCCGGAATTTCGCCGGCGGTGTTCGGATTGGTGCTGGATATGACAAATTCTGCTCAAACTGTGGAGAGAATGGGGTATATACCTAATTGGGGGCCTGCCTTTGCCGTCTTGGGAGTTGGTGCCCTGGCCGGGCCGCTGGCCATGAGTTTTGTAAAAAGGGAAATGGCAAAAGGGAAGGGAGCGATACCATGTTCATCTTTGGATACAGACTGA